Proteins from one Triticum aestivum cultivar Chinese Spring chromosome 7A, IWGSC CS RefSeq v2.1, whole genome shotgun sequence genomic window:
- the LOC123149639 gene encoding uncharacterized protein, whose translation MMAAAFVALVERYGYEDDVLKKHHRLQCHHPPRHAEDTPKSSLYCIQDGEVERLKVESPDPQRHQSFVVDLICDRPRGRPWRSGPARQQPWTETPETLALQGCAPAAGHLRRAHPQIFVYGACA comes from the exons cgctacggctatgaagaTGACGTGTTGAAGAAGCACCATCGGCTTCAGTGTCACCATCCTCCTCGGCATGCAGAAGACACTCCCAAGTCGTCTCTGTACTGCATCCAG GATGGCGAGGTTGAGCGTTTGAAAGTAGAAAGTCCAGATCCACAGCGGCATCAGAGCTTCGTCGTCGACCTCATCTGCGATCGTCCTCGAGGTCGCCCATGGCGGTCTGGTCCGGCCCGGCAGCAGCCATGGACGGAGACGCCTGAAACCCTAGCCCTCCAAGGATGCGCGCCGGCTGCAGGCCATCTTCGGCGAGCTCATCCACAGATCTTCGTCTATGGTGCGTGTGCATGA